The following are encoded in a window of Balaenoptera ricei isolate mBalRic1 chromosome 1, mBalRic1.hap2, whole genome shotgun sequence genomic DNA:
- the HP1BP3 gene encoding heterochromatin protein 1-binding protein 3 isoform X1 translates to MATDTSQGELVHPKALPLIVGAQLIHADKLGEKVEDNTMPIRRAVNSTRETPPKSKLAEGEEEKPEPDVSSEESVSTVEEQENETPPATSSETEQPKGQPENEEKEENKPSEETKKDEKDQSKEKEKKVKKTIPSWATLSASQLARAQKQTPMASSPRPKMDAILTEAIKACFQKSGASVVAIRKYIIHKYPSLELERRGYLLKQALKRELNRGVIKQVKGKGASGSFIVVQKSRKAPQKSRNRKNRSSAVDPEPQVKLEDILPLAFTRLCEPKEASYSLIRKYVSQYYPKLRVDIRPQLLKNALQRAVERGQLEQITGKGASGTFQLKKSGEKPLLGGSLMEYAILSAIAAMNEPKTCSTTALKKYVLENHPGTNSNYQMHLLKKTLQRCEKNGWMEQISGKGFSGTFQLCFPYYPSPGVLFPKKEPDDSKDEDEDEDESSEEDSEDEEPPPKRRLQKKTPAKSPGKAASMKQRGSKPAPKVPAAQRGKARPLPKKAPPKAKTPAKKARPSPPVIKKPSGSSSKKPAASVRKEVKLPGKGKSTMKKSFKAKK, encoded by the exons atggcgACTGATACGTCTCAAGGTGAACTCGTCCATCCTAAGGCACTCCCACTTATAGTAGGAGCTCAGCTGATCCACGCGGACAAGTTAGGTGAG AAGGTAGAAGATAACACCATGCCGATTCGTCGAGCTGTGAATTCTACCCGGGAAACTCCTCCCAAGAGCAAGCTCGCtgaaggggaggaagaaaagcCAG aaccagATGTAAGTTCAGAGGAATCTGTCTCCACTGTAGAAGAACAAGAGAATGAAACTCCACCTGCTACATCTAGTGAGACAGAGCAGCCAAAGGGGCAACCtgagaatgaagagaaagaagaaaacaagcctTCTGAGGAAACCAAAAAGGA tgagaAAGATCAGtctaaagaaaaggagaagaaagtgaaaaaaacaatacCTTCCTGGGCTACCCTTTCTGCCAGCCAGCTAGCCAGGGCCCAGAAACAAACACCGATGGCTTCCTCCCCACGTCCCAAGATGGATGCAATCCTAACTGAGGCCATTAAG GCATGCTTCCAGAAGAGTGGTGCATCCGTGGTTGCTATTCGAAAATATATCATCCATAAGTACCCTTCTCTGGAGCTGGAGAGAAGGGGCTACCTCCTTAAACAAGCACTGAAAAGAGAATTAAATAGAGGTGTTATCAAACAG GTAAAAGGAAAAGGTGCTTCCGGGAGTTTTATTGTGGTCCAGAAATCAAGAAAAGCACCTCAGAAGTCCAGAAACAGAAAG AACAGGAGCTCTGCAGTGGATCCAGAACCACAAGTAAAATTGGAGGATATCCTCCCACTGGCCTTTACCCGCCTTTGTGAACCTAAAGAAGCTTCCTACAGTCTCATCAGGAAATACGTGTCTCAGTATTACCCTAAACTTAGAGTGGACATCAG GCCTCAGCTGTTGAAGAATGCTCTGCAGAGAGCAGTAGAGAGAGGCCAGTTAGAACAAATAACTGGCAAAGGTGCTTCTGGGACATTCCAG CTGAAGAAATCAGGGGAGAAACCCCTGCTTGGTGGAAGCCTGATGGAATATGCAATCTTGTCTGCGATTGCTGCCATGAATGAGCCGAAGACCTGCTCCACCACTGCTCTGAAGAAGTATGTCCTGGAGAACCACCCAGGGACCAATTCTAACTATCAAA TGCATTTGCTGAAGAAAACCCTACAGAGATGCGAAAAGAATGGGTGGATGGAACAGATCTCTGGTAAAGGATTCAGTGGcaccttccagctctgttttccctATTACCCCAG cCCAGGAGTTCTGTTTCCAAAGAAAGAGCCAGATGATTCTAAAGATGaggatgaagatgaagatgagtCATCAGAGGAGGACTCTGAGGATGAAGAGCCACCACCTAAGAGAAG GTTGCAGAAGAAAACCCCAGCCAAGTCGCCAGGGAAGGCTGCATCCATGAAGCAGAGAGGGTCCAAGCCTGCACCTAAAGTCCCAGCTGCCCAGCGAGGGAAAGCTAGGCCCCTGCCCAAGAAAGCCCCTCCTAAGGCCAAAACTCCTGCCAAGAAAGCCAGACCCTCACCCCCAGTCATCAAAAAACCTAGTGGTAGCTCTTCAAAGAAGCCTGCAGCCAGTGTGAGAAAGGAAGTGAAATTGCCTGGCAAGGGCAAATCCACCATGAAGAAATCTTTCAAagcaaaaaagtaa
- the HP1BP3 gene encoding heterochromatin protein 1-binding protein 3 isoform X2: MPIRRAVNSTRETPPKSKLAEGEEEKPEPDVSSEESVSTVEEQENETPPATSSETEQPKGQPENEEKEENKPSEETKKDEKDQSKEKEKKVKKTIPSWATLSASQLARAQKQTPMASSPRPKMDAILTEAIKACFQKSGASVVAIRKYIIHKYPSLELERRGYLLKQALKRELNRGVIKQVKGKGASGSFIVVQKSRKAPQKSRNRKNRSSAVDPEPQVKLEDILPLAFTRLCEPKEASYSLIRKYVSQYYPKLRVDIRPQLLKNALQRAVERGQLEQITGKGASGTFQLKKSGEKPLLGGSLMEYAILSAIAAMNEPKTCSTTALKKYVLENHPGTNSNYQMHLLKKTLQRCEKNGWMEQISGKGFSGTFQLCFPYYPSPGVLFPKKEPDDSKDEDEDEDESSEEDSEDEEPPPKRRLQKKTPAKSPGKAASMKQRGSKPAPKVPAAQRGKARPLPKKAPPKAKTPAKKARPSPPVIKKPSGSSSKKPAASVRKEVKLPGKGKSTMKKSFKAKK; the protein is encoded by the exons ATGCCGATTCGTCGAGCTGTGAATTCTACCCGGGAAACTCCTCCCAAGAGCAAGCTCGCtgaaggggaggaagaaaagcCAG aaccagATGTAAGTTCAGAGGAATCTGTCTCCACTGTAGAAGAACAAGAGAATGAAACTCCACCTGCTACATCTAGTGAGACAGAGCAGCCAAAGGGGCAACCtgagaatgaagagaaagaagaaaacaagcctTCTGAGGAAACCAAAAAGGA tgagaAAGATCAGtctaaagaaaaggagaagaaagtgaaaaaaacaatacCTTCCTGGGCTACCCTTTCTGCCAGCCAGCTAGCCAGGGCCCAGAAACAAACACCGATGGCTTCCTCCCCACGTCCCAAGATGGATGCAATCCTAACTGAGGCCATTAAG GCATGCTTCCAGAAGAGTGGTGCATCCGTGGTTGCTATTCGAAAATATATCATCCATAAGTACCCTTCTCTGGAGCTGGAGAGAAGGGGCTACCTCCTTAAACAAGCACTGAAAAGAGAATTAAATAGAGGTGTTATCAAACAG GTAAAAGGAAAAGGTGCTTCCGGGAGTTTTATTGTGGTCCAGAAATCAAGAAAAGCACCTCAGAAGTCCAGAAACAGAAAG AACAGGAGCTCTGCAGTGGATCCAGAACCACAAGTAAAATTGGAGGATATCCTCCCACTGGCCTTTACCCGCCTTTGTGAACCTAAAGAAGCTTCCTACAGTCTCATCAGGAAATACGTGTCTCAGTATTACCCTAAACTTAGAGTGGACATCAG GCCTCAGCTGTTGAAGAATGCTCTGCAGAGAGCAGTAGAGAGAGGCCAGTTAGAACAAATAACTGGCAAAGGTGCTTCTGGGACATTCCAG CTGAAGAAATCAGGGGAGAAACCCCTGCTTGGTGGAAGCCTGATGGAATATGCAATCTTGTCTGCGATTGCTGCCATGAATGAGCCGAAGACCTGCTCCACCACTGCTCTGAAGAAGTATGTCCTGGAGAACCACCCAGGGACCAATTCTAACTATCAAA TGCATTTGCTGAAGAAAACCCTACAGAGATGCGAAAAGAATGGGTGGATGGAACAGATCTCTGGTAAAGGATTCAGTGGcaccttccagctctgttttccctATTACCCCAG cCCAGGAGTTCTGTTTCCAAAGAAAGAGCCAGATGATTCTAAAGATGaggatgaagatgaagatgagtCATCAGAGGAGGACTCTGAGGATGAAGAGCCACCACCTAAGAGAAG GTTGCAGAAGAAAACCCCAGCCAAGTCGCCAGGGAAGGCTGCATCCATGAAGCAGAGAGGGTCCAAGCCTGCACCTAAAGTCCCAGCTGCCCAGCGAGGGAAAGCTAGGCCCCTGCCCAAGAAAGCCCCTCCTAAGGCCAAAACTCCTGCCAAGAAAGCCAGACCCTCACCCCCAGTCATCAAAAAACCTAGTGGTAGCTCTTCAAAGAAGCCTGCAGCCAGTGTGAGAAAGGAAGTGAAATTGCCTGGCAAGGGCAAATCCACCATGAAGAAATCTTTCAAagcaaaaaagtaa
- the HP1BP3 gene encoding heterochromatin protein 1-binding protein 3 isoform X3, protein MATDTSQGELVHPKALPLIVGAQLIHADKLGEKVEDNTMPIRRAVNSTRETPPKSKLAEGEEEKPEPDVSSEESVSTVEEQENETPPATSSETEQPKGQPENEEKEENKPSEETKKDEKDQSKEKEKKVKKTIPSWATLSASQLARAQKQTPMASSPRPKMDAILTEAIKACFQKSGASVVAIRKYIIHKYPSLELERRGYLLKQALKRELNRGVIKQVKGKGASGSFIVVQKSRKAPQKSRNRKNRSSAVDPEPQVKLEDILPLAFTRLCEPKEASYSLIRKYVSQYYPKLRVDIRPQLLKNALQRAVERGQLEQITGKGASGTFQELRPTWCRGVLS, encoded by the exons atggcgACTGATACGTCTCAAGGTGAACTCGTCCATCCTAAGGCACTCCCACTTATAGTAGGAGCTCAGCTGATCCACGCGGACAAGTTAGGTGAG AAGGTAGAAGATAACACCATGCCGATTCGTCGAGCTGTGAATTCTACCCGGGAAACTCCTCCCAAGAGCAAGCTCGCtgaaggggaggaagaaaagcCAG aaccagATGTAAGTTCAGAGGAATCTGTCTCCACTGTAGAAGAACAAGAGAATGAAACTCCACCTGCTACATCTAGTGAGACAGAGCAGCCAAAGGGGCAACCtgagaatgaagagaaagaagaaaacaagcctTCTGAGGAAACCAAAAAGGA tgagaAAGATCAGtctaaagaaaaggagaagaaagtgaaaaaaacaatacCTTCCTGGGCTACCCTTTCTGCCAGCCAGCTAGCCAGGGCCCAGAAACAAACACCGATGGCTTCCTCCCCACGTCCCAAGATGGATGCAATCCTAACTGAGGCCATTAAG GCATGCTTCCAGAAGAGTGGTGCATCCGTGGTTGCTATTCGAAAATATATCATCCATAAGTACCCTTCTCTGGAGCTGGAGAGAAGGGGCTACCTCCTTAAACAAGCACTGAAAAGAGAATTAAATAGAGGTGTTATCAAACAG GTAAAAGGAAAAGGTGCTTCCGGGAGTTTTATTGTGGTCCAGAAATCAAGAAAAGCACCTCAGAAGTCCAGAAACAGAAAG AACAGGAGCTCTGCAGTGGATCCAGAACCACAAGTAAAATTGGAGGATATCCTCCCACTGGCCTTTACCCGCCTTTGTGAACCTAAAGAAGCTTCCTACAGTCTCATCAGGAAATACGTGTCTCAGTATTACCCTAAACTTAGAGTGGACATCAG GCCTCAGCTGTTGAAGAATGCTCTGCAGAGAGCAGTAGAGAGAGGCCAGTTAGAACAAATAACTGGCAAAGGTGCTTCTGGGACATTCCAG GAACTCCGACCCACCTGGTGCAGAGGAGTCTTGTCTTGA